In Chaetodon trifascialis isolate fChaTrf1 chromosome 8, fChaTrf1.hap1, whole genome shotgun sequence, the DNA window atatttaatcgcgattaatctcatgaatgtcatagttaattcgcgattaatcgcaagttaatcacacatttttatctattctaaatgtcccttgaatttaCCATGgtttaaactttcctttcttaagtttcctttgaacatgatagcatccatatgcctctgtcgaaagccatacattgtcacctggttttgacaaggaggcggcggagaattcacattcaccgtgtgtttggtcatcaagtggtatttcagactggatgtgctacgttcATAATTCAGTTCACCCCACAATACACACAggtaactttggtcttgtcagtcgtTCCATcgggcaactttttgaaactaaactttccattcagaatcttgttcgcatccatttcagcatttcgcgcttgacatccacacaaaccggtagcctactcttttacagctagcgagcagacaagaccaaacacgtgcgtgggccgtgcctattgttttgtttccggtttataaccggatcctgtagtttttcttatgtttctagcagtggccacagcttaacgttaatctcgcgataaaaaaatgacgccgttaaaattgatttgcgttaacgcattaataacgcgatatttttgacagcactagttgaAACATTTGAAGTCAGGAGAAAGTCATCGTCAGCTCACCGTGTACATCAGATAAACAAAGAAGGCTACTTGAGGAAGGTTCTGCACCGTgaagacccagacccagaccttGGCTTCCTTTAACACCTGGAAAATGACAAGGAGGTACAACAACTGACTGCTGTTGAATTTGTCATTCTCATTCTCATCCTGCACGATGTTTTCCTCATTTGTTCATGGTTTCCAGCTTTACTGGTGAAGAAGATGGATTAAGAGCACTCACCGCAACAGCTCCGACAGCGGCGGTCAGGCAGGCCCACACCACCCCAACGCCCAGGATGATGCTGTTGGTGGCAGACATGGCCGAGTCCGACGTCGTGATCAGGATACACAGACACAACTGAAACAAGCCGACAGCACGTCATTAATGAAGTCGGCAGCTCACTGGAGGAGACGCTCATATCGGCTGCTTCTGAACAAACGTTCAGCAAACGTGAGGGGGAACATGGTGGCACAGAGACCAGTCCCTCCAGCAACAGTAACCCCAGCTGatctgaaaacaacatgtgcCTGTTCTCAATGTGCCACACAACATGTGCTTCAACCAGAAAAACTCTTTTGCTGCTCTCATCGGCATCGCTGCCTTTACTCCCTGCACAATCAGATCAAATTAAATCACATTCAGCAGCTCCGGGCATAATGTCTGGAGGCTGCTTCTGGTCTGTCCAGGAAACATCATTCACTGAGTCTGGATGAGGTTAACACGTGTCACCACAACGGGAAATTCAAACAATCAAATTTCATGGACTGCACGATGTCGTACTTGTACCTGAgcctgcaggtcaaaggtcaccatgGAGAAACAGAGGTTAAGTAGAAAGTATTGCTCCTGGAGGCTCTCCAAGGCCCCGCCCACACGGAACGCCATCATGTTGGGCCTGTTGATGAGCAGCGTGGTGCAGAAGACGTGGATCACGCCAAGACACATGATGCACACAAAACGAACCTGCGGCAAGATCACAACATACACAGCTGCTGATTCAGGAAGCAACGTCTCAGTCCACAGACCCTCAGGTGTATCATCCTTTTTATGATCATGATGAGTGGTGTTAATTAGAAACTGTGATACTTAGTCTATTTATCATGTACATAAAGGAGGCATCCACAGTATGCTGACCTCACCCAAAAGTCCAACATGTTGTTTCACACTGAGACTGGACAACATGAACTTTGACACTTTGATGACAAAGTCACAGCTCTGCTCAATAATCTGTTTACTTTGACCATTTTCATTCCAGCAGGGCTCAGaccagtgctttgagctaaatgctaaccttCCCACaaagacaatgctaacatgttgatgctAAATAGGCACAATGTTCACAAAtgtcaccatcttagtttagcatgttagcatgcaaacgtATGCAACTTAGCACGAAAAACTAAGTagttcagctgaggctgaacgCAGTTTTTTGCAGTTATTTGGTCACAAACCAAAGTGTCGTGATGATGGTGcaaaaggaaaagtcaggtTGTCATCGTTGTCATCATGAGTGTGTGCACCACGGGACAGTGCATTCAGTAGCTGTCGGGAGATTTGATACAGTGTTTGCTGCATGGTGATAAAGCCTGTGGAACATTATTCAGGGCAGGGGTCAGTAACACGTGTCCTGGAGAGTCTACAGGTCACCAGCAACTGCTGCAGATCAcagtgctgctctctgcttctgCACAAACCCAAATCAGTTTCTTATGATTCACCATCGGTTAACTTTCACCACATCGAGGCAACTGATAAGATGATTTAGCATCTACAAACATCAGCTATCAGCCCTGACAGAGTTTGTTTTGAATATTCATTCCAACTAGGTGTGACTCACATGTACAACAATAGTGACATCAAGTGGTGGAAGCATGACTCCTTTCAGCAGGATGAAAGCTACGGGGGTGCACTGTTATTTCCCGTCATTAATAAAGTGATATTATTAGCAGCAACGAGCAGCTAGAATGAATCACCCTGTCAGAGCAGCTTCTAAAATTTACAAACTCAGCATCGCATCGTGGTGtaatctttcttttttggtgGACTGACGCTCTAAAATCAGTGTTGAGAAGAAAGGACTACAAATACCTTccacagctgcatttttttatcAGAATTTTGTCCATGATCAGGGATTCTATGCACTTTCTGTGACGTACCACGCACAGACAAGTCCTCGTGCTGCCTGTTATCTCGCAGCATGAGGACTTGTCCAGTAGAGGGCGACCTACCAGCAGCTCTTGCTTGCCCTTTGACCCCAGCACGGAGAAGTTGACCACCGATCGAACCATCACCACCAACACAGTGAGCACAAACGCCACCAGCTCCTGCCTGTTCTCCTGCAACACGCCCCGGCTGATGTAGTAGATGCAGAACACTGCAGGGGACAGACGCAACAAGAGTCCCTTCATTACAACAGTGTTTCCTCAGAGAGCTACACTTATTTACACTTccacatgtacatacacacattctttttatttctttgatgtTCATAAgcacacattttgttttctggttctccatcatcactgtgtgtctgattgGAAAGCCCTCATAATGCAGCATTCTTTCTCAGTTTTGTCTTATTATGATCCTGTACTGTGGGTTAACTACTTATTAACCCTAATGATCTTCTCtattaactgtttttctttgcgGTAAATGGCTACAGCGATGGCACTCATCTCCTTCATCACTTGATTACATCACAAAAACTTCTGCTTTCTTCTAACTGGCTGTTAAATGGGCGTGGAGTGAAATCGACTTCCTGGAGACACCAGCAGTAAACGGCTCCCCTCCTGCTGATGGAGAAGTGGTACCCACGTATTCCAACCAACTGGATGAGAGATACGGTGAAGTTGTCCTCGTCAGACACGTCCGTGTCCATGCGCTGCTTGTAGATGCTGGACAGGGTGAGGCCGAGCAGCGCCAGCAGAGACGCGATGGTGAAGCAGAAGTAGAGCTTGAGCAGACATGACAGCTCCGACCACGGCTTTATCTGCAGGAGGGCGGAGATGGAGAAGACAAAGGATGTGAAACTCATTGAGGACAAGTCTAAACAAGCTTGTGACTCATTTCCCAAGTGGAGACAGCAGCTCAAGCATTAAAAATAGAAACAGGCAGAGGGACTTTCTGATCTGATGCTCTTCAgttaatttctttcatttcattacacTGCGCAAATTAAGCTTCTACTTTCAGAATGActcctgtttc includes these proteins:
- the LOC139334944 gene encoding uncharacterized protein isoform X1 — protein: MDEISPLLGNQLSGQPPEGPDLLSPNLRPRHQELIPTPCGPIKPWSELSCLLKLYFCFTIASLLALLGLTLSSIYKQRMDTDVSDEDNFTVSLIQLVGILFCIYYISRGVLQENRQELVAFVLTVLVVMVRSVVNFSVLGSKGKQELLVRFVCIMCLGVIHVFCTTLLINRPNMMAFRVGGALESLQEQYFLLNLCFSMVTFDLQAQLCLCILITTSDSAMSATNSIILGVGVVWACLTAAVGAVAVLKEAKVWVWVFTVQNLPQVAFFVYLMYTVVMKWFRDSTYTLEAAAVTGALISLLIKAVLFWGLVRLVHSFGQGLRERSECAAFLFMVSVF
- the LOC139334944 gene encoding uncharacterized protein isoform X2; protein product: MDEISPLLGNQLSGQPPEGPDLLSPNLRPRHQELIPTPCGPIKPWSELSCLLKLYFCFTIASLLALLGLTLSSIYKQRMDTDVSDEDNFTVSLIQLVGILFCIYYISRGVLQENRQELVAFVLTVLVVMVRSVVNFSVLGSKGKQELLVRFVCIMCLGVIHVFCTTLLINRPNMMAFRVGGALESLQEQYFLLNLCFSMVTFDLQAQLCLCILITTSDSAMSATNSIILGVGVVWACLTAAVGAVAVLKEAKVWVWVFTVQNLPQVAFFVYLMYTVVMKWFRDSTYTLEAAAVTGALISLLIKAVLFWGLVRLVHSFGQGLRERMFASSK